From a region of the Phaseolus vulgaris cultivar G19833 chromosome 6, P. vulgaris v2.0, whole genome shotgun sequence genome:
- the LOC137831241 gene encoding uncharacterized protein → MVQIARRKKGRPSKADLARRSGESPAAESPSDLRRSHRRRSVRYNIIDYDGDYLDDEEDERRREKKKLKLMAKLNQDGEEEREEENDTTRSGTCADAPAEEYEEDENEQEEEHEHEQEEEQEEDEDCVVKGRKVESKGLHSISVSGTPVILQSGIPLPDKRTLELILDKLQKKDTYGVFAEPVDPEELPDYHDVIDHPMDFATVRKKLAAESYTTLEQFESDILLICSNAMQYNAAETIYHKQARSIQELGRKKFEKLRIGFERSQMEQKSEQKAGSNYLVKKQPKKPLVRASQEPGGSDFSSGATLATNADIQPTSHPMQGGRCERPGNIDGILEANAFWIDANQEKAEDFLSGKGLHSNKWGRKSVVLDESRRASYNISSQPIGRSESIFMTFDSEMKQLVAVGLHAEYSYARSLARFSASLGPIAWKIASHRIEQALPPGFKYGRGWVGEYEQLPTPILMVNNQVQKATSLVMKLHSTIELTKADKNCKNVEPSIEHPVHGQRLEGKYPLMPDSEGKPFFGSAGVRLCAPANILNQEQNKQSRKIGKPEDKGLKQDGLNSLSSSKQNNKGLGAKLTSNTPAAESKPTEMVTGNVFKQPDVSGELPNGKVKNTSLNRQVTGPSPESTSNQSSRAGPVVHGKELGVCDPVQLMGMFAEMAQKQHNSNHLLVDTPPVTLSSPSGQRDDLGNASAAAARAWMSVGAGGFRQGPDNSSSPKNQISADSLYNSTREFHQHISRIRGEFPSAGMPFQPFQALAPQSSHTGTVSQFPNRPMVFPLLASADQSRFQIQSPWRGLSPRSQSRQKQETFPPDLNIGFQPPGSPAKQSSGVLVDSQQPDLALQL, encoded by the exons ATGGTTCAGATCGCGAGGAGGAAGAAAGGGCGGCCGTCAAAGGCGGATCTGGCGCGCCGTTCCGGTGAATCTCCGGCAGCCGAGTCGCCGTCCGATCTCCGGCGAAGCCACCGGCGCCGGAGCGTGAGGTACAACATCATCGACTACGACGGAGACTACCTCGACGACGAGGAGGACGAGAGGAGGCGCGAGAAGAAGAAGCTCAAGCTCATGGCGAAGCTGAACCAGGATGGCGAAGAAGAGCGTGAAGAAGAAAACGACACGACGCGGAGCGGTACTTGCGCTGATGCACCGGCGGAAGAATACGAAGAAGACGAAAACGAGCAAGAGGAAGAGCACGAACACGAGCAAGAGGAAGAgcaggaagaagacgaagactGTGTG GTAAAGGGCAGAAAAGTAGAATCGAAAGGGCTCCACTCTATTTCTGTTTCAG GAACTCCGGTGATTCTTCAATCTGGGATTCCGTTGCCTGATAAGAGAACTCTGGAATTGATCCTTGACAAGCTTCAGAA GAAGGACACTTATGGTGTGTTTGCGGAGCCTGTTGATCCAGAAGAG CTTCCTGATTATCATGATGTGATAGACCATCCTATGGACTTTGCCACTGTGAGGAAGAAGTTGGCAGCTGAATCTTATACTACCTTAGAACAATTTGAG AGTGATATATTGTTAATTTGCTCAAACGCAATGCAATACAATGCAGCAGAGACTATATACCACAAACAG GCACGATCAATACAAGAACTTGGACGGAAGAAGTTTGAGAAATTAAGGATTGGCTTTGAACGATCTCAGATGGAGCAGAAATCAGAACAAAAAGCAGGATCTAATTATTTGGTTAAGAAGCAACCAAAGAAGCCTCTAGTACGTGCCTCACAGGAACCTGGTGGTTCTGATTTCTCTTCAGGAGCAACTCTTGCTACTAATGCAGATATACAGCCAACTTCCCATCCGATGCAAGGGGGTAGATGTGAGAGGCCTGGCAATATTGATGGTATTTTGGAGGCAAATGCTTTCTGGATTGATGCAAATCAAGAGAAAGCTGAAGACTTTTTATCAG GGAAAGGCCTTCACTCTAATAAGTGGGGAAGGAAGTCTGTTGTGCTTGACGAAAGTCGGCGTGCATCTTATAACATATCCAGTCAACCAATTGGTCGTTCAGAATCGATTTTTATGACTTTTGACAGTGAAATGAAGCAGCTGGTTGCT GTTGGACTTCATGCAGAATATTCCTATGCTAGAAGTTTGGCTCGTTTTAGTGCATCTCTAGGAcccattgcttggaaaattgcTTCCCACAGGATTGAGCAGGCACTGCCACCTGGCTTTAAATATGGTCGTGGTTGGGTTGGAGAGTACGAACAGCTTCCAACCCCAATATTAATGGTTAATAATCAGGTCCAAAAAGCAACTAGTTTGGTCATGAAGTTGCATTCTACTATTGAATTAACAAAGGCTGACAAAAATTGTAAGAATGTGGAACCCAGCATTGAACATCCTGTACATGGACAGAGGCTTGAAGGAAAATATCCTTTGATGCCTGATTCCGAAGGAAAACCTTTCTTTGGTTCTGCTGGAGTAAGGCTCTGTGCTCCTGCCAACATCCTAAATCAGGAGCAGAACAAACAATCCAGGAAAATAGGCAAACCTGAAGATAAGGGTTTGAAACAAGACGGGTTGAATTCTTTATCCTCAAGTAAGCAGAATAATAAAGGTCTGGGTGCGAAGCTTACTAGTAACACTCCTGCAGCAGAGTCCAAGCCCACAGAGATGGTGACAGGGAACGTGTTCAAGCAGCCAGATGTTAGTGGAGAGTTGCCTAATGGAAAAGTGAAAAATACAAGTTTAAACAGACAGGTCACTGGTCCATCACCCGAAAGTACATCAAACCAATCAAGCAGGGCAGGTCCTGTTGTCCATGGGAAGGAGCTAGGTGTTTGTGACCCTGTTCAGTTGATGGGAATGTTTGCAGAAATGGCTCAAAAGCAACACAATTCCAATCATTTGCTTGTTGATACTCCACCAGTGACACTATCGAGTCCATCTGGACAGAGAGATGATTTAGGCAATGCTTCCGCAGCAGCTGCCCGTGCATGGATGTCTGTTGGGGCTGGAGGGTTCAGACAAGGTCCGGATAATTCTAGTTCACCCAAAAATCAGATATCTGCAGATTCTTTGTACAACTCAACAAGAGAGTTCCATCAGCATATTTCAAGAATTCGAGGGGAGTTTCCCTCTGCTGGAATGCCTTTCCAACCATTTCAAGCACTTGCTCCTCAATCTAGTCACACTGGCACTGTTTCACAGTTTCCCAACCGGCCTATGGTTTTCCCTCTGTTGGCATCTGCTGACCAATCTAGATTTCAGATACAGTCCCCTTGGCGAGGACTAAGTCCTCGTAGCCAGTCAAGGCAGAAACAGGAAACCTTTCCACCTGACCTGAATATTGGTTTCCAACCTCCAGGGTCACCTGCAAAACAATCTTCTGGTGTCCTTGTTGACTCACAGCAACCGGACCTGGCTTTGCAACTATGA
- the LOC137831243 gene encoding probable tetraacyldisaccharide 4'-kinase, mitochondrial, producing the protein MEKVRRVVNEIAYAHTLSHLTPFHRSLLPFLSIASTLYKLALSLRRSLYRHRFFQVQRLPVRMISVGNLSWGGNGKTPMVEYLALCFSRCGISPLLLSRGYGGGDEVNMLQRHLLGTPTKFGVGANRAAVASHFIKKYGYIDICKSSWHEKQYRELKVQDSLDSEKIGVVVLDDAMQHWSLWRDLDIVMVNGLTLWGNLQLMPRGPLREPLTALRRADAVVIHHADLVSEHALKDIESMILRIKRSVPIFFTKMDPTYLFEVGTINAKITLTALHEATVLCVSAIGSAEPFVKQIQKMGALYVDRIDFSDHHRFHAKDIEIIRAKLRELEGKFGSKPVVVITEKDYDRDPEILKQLYPFKVFVLCSALKVLPYRGSTEDSFKKFLKDHLKFEWPPVR; encoded by the exons aTGGAGAAAGTGAGAAGAGTGGTGAATGAAATAGCCTATGCTCACACTCTCTCTCACCTCACTCCATTTCACCGCTCTCTGCTCCCTTTCCTTTCCATTGCCTCCACACTCTACAAACTCGCACTCTCACTGCGCCGCTCACTCTACCGACACCGCTTCTTTCAAGTCCAACG TTTGCCAGTTCGTATGATCAGCGTTGGTAATTTGAGCTGGGGAGGCAATGGGAAGACGCCGATGGTGGAGTACCTCGCTCTCTGCTTTTCGCGTTGCGGAATTTCACCTCTCCTTCTTTCCAGG GGTTATGGTGGCGGGGATGAAGTCAACATGCTTCAGAGGCATTTACTTGGGACACCAACTAAGTTTGGTGTTGGTGCTAATCGAGCTGCTGTTGCAAGtcattttatcaaaaaatatgGCTACATTGATATTTGTAAGAGTTCATGGCATGAGAAACAATACCGTGAACTGAAGGTTCAGGATTCTCTTGATTCAGAAAAAATTGGGGTTGTAGTTCTTGACGATGCTATGCAG CATTGGAGCTTGTGGCGAGATTTGGATATTGTAATGGTTAATGGATTAACTCTTTGGGGTAACCTTCAACTAATGCCGCGGGGACCATTAAGGGAACCTTTGACTGCACTTAGGCGAGCAGATGCAGTTGTAATCCATCATGCAGATCTG GTTTCTGAGCATGCTCTCAAGGATATTGAATCAATGATCCTAAGGATTAAAAGGTCGGTTCCaattttctttacaaaaatgGATCCGACGTACTTATTTGAGGTGGGAACTATCAATGCCAAAATAACATTGACGGCTCTTCATGAAGCTACTGTATTATGTGTTTCTGCTATTGGTTCTGCAGAGCCTTTTGTGAAGCAGATTCAAAAG ATGGGAGCACTTTATGTTGATCGAATAGATTTCAGTGATCATCATAGATTCCATGCCAAG GATATTGAAATAATCAGAGCCAAACTTAGAGAACTAGAGGGGAAGTTTGGTTCCAAACCAGTTGTTGTAATAACTGAAAAG GATTATGATAGGGACCCTGAAATTCTTAAGCAATTGTATCCATTTAAAGTTTTTGTTCTCTGTTCTGCATTGAAGGTTCTACCCTATAGAGGAAGCACAGAGGATAGCTTTAAGAAATTTCTGAAGGACCACTTAAAATTCGAATGGCCTCCAGTACGTTAG
- the LOC137831244 gene encoding GDSL esterase/lipase At5g55050-like, whose protein sequence is MDNNRIVMANFLLFLSFFIFTSELLEAQKAPAVYVFGDSLVDVGNNNYLSFSIEKAILPHYGIDFPTKKPAGRFTNGKNAADLIAEKLGLPTSPPYLSLLSKVHNPNKNISFLGGVNFASGGAGIFNASDKGFMQSIPLQKQVDYYSQVHEKLTQQIGASTLEKHLSKSIFIVVIGGNDVFGYFDSEDLQKKNTPQQYADSMASILKVQLQRLYNNGAKKFGIAGLGAIGCCPAYRLKNKTECFSAANDLSAKYNEALQSILKQWKLEKKDMSYSYFDTYAANQDLVHNSTSHGFSNVKDACCGLGELNAQIPCLPISSICSNRQDHVFWDAFHPTEAAARIFVDEMFNGPSKFISPINIEQLLVI, encoded by the exons ATGGACAACAACAGAATTGTGATGGCAAATTTCCTGCTCTTTCTGTCTTTCTTCATCTTCACCTCAGAACTCTTGGAAGCTCAAAAGGCTCCAGCAGTTTATGTGTTTGGAGACTCACTTGTTGATGTTGGCAACAATAATTATTTGAGTTTCTCCATTGAAAAGGCCATTCTTCCTCACTATGGCATTGATTTTCCAACCAAGAAACCAGCAGGGAGATTTACAAATGGCAAGAATGCTGCAGATTTAATTG CTGAAAAATTGGGTCTACCCACTTCACCACCTTATCTCTCCCTTCTATCTAAAGTCCACAATCCCAACAAAAACATATCTTTTTTGGGTGGTGTGAACTTTGCCTCTGGAGGTGCTGGAATATTTAATGCCTCAGATAAAGGTTTT ATGCAATCAATTCCTTTGCAAAAACAAGTGGACTACTACTCACAAGTGCATGAAAAACTTACACAACAAATAGGAGCATCTACTCTTGAGAAACACCTCTCAAAGTCTATCTTCATTGTGGTGATTGGTGGCAATGATGTCTTTGGTTACTTTGACTCAGAGGATCTTCAAAAGAAAAACACTCCTCAGCAGTATGCAGATTCCATGGCTTCCATATTAAAAGTGCAACTACAG AGATTATACAACAATGGTGCAAAGAAATTTGGGATTGCTGGTCTTGGTGCAATTGGGTGCTGCCCTGCATACAGGCTTAAGAACAAAACAGAATGTTTTTCTGCAGCCAATGACTTGTCGGCAAAGTACAATGAAGCTCTTCAATCCATCTTAAAGCAATGGAAATTGGAGAAAAAAGACATGAGTTATTCCTATTTTGATACTTATGCTGCAAACCAAGACCTCGTTCACAATTCAACTTCTCATG GATTTAGTAATGTAAAAGATGCTTGTTGTGGACTTGGTGAATTGAATGCCCAAATTCCATGCCTACCAATTTCAAGCATTTGTTCAAACAGACAAGACCATGTTTTCTGGGATGCATTCCACCCTACAGAGGCAGCTGCTCGCATCTTTGTGGATGAAATGTTCAATGGACCTTCAAAATTCATATCTCCTATTAATATAGAACAACTACTAGTCATCTGA
- the LOC137831245 gene encoding uncharacterized protein, whose translation MLTAIRRMTTMAGETARITRFSLHAPKHVEVEFGNGRMFKLSAEFLRVNSPAVDGKIRSIGGEKVICGRRHVGIMSAEPVGNYGVRLNFDDLHKTGIYSWDYFYHLGSNKFTLMRNYIKTLKKHGLSRDPRERK comes from the exons ATGCTGACGGCGATTCGGAGAATGACCACAATGGCAGGGGAAACTGCGCGCATCACCAGATTCTCTCTTCATGCCCCAAAACAT GTAGAGGTGGAATTTGGCAATGGTAGAATGTTCAAGCTTTCAGCTGAATTTCTCAGAGTAAATAGTCCCGCAGTTGATGGGAAGATTAGGTCAATTGGAGGTGAAAAG GTGATATGTGGGAGGCGCCATGTAGGAATCATGTCTGCAGAACCAGTGGGAAACTATGGGGTGAG GCTCAATTTTGATGACTTGCATAAGACTGGTATTTATTCTTGGGACTATTTCTATCATCTAGGGAGCAACAAGTTTACCCTTATGAGAAATTACATTAAAACTTTGAAGAAGCATGGGCTTAGTAGGGATCCAAGAGAAAGGAAATGA